The Clostridium sp. DL-VIII DNA window TTTTTGTTTATTTTAGGATAATTGATTTTCCCCATATGTATCACCTCTTACTTACTTTCTGAAATGCATTTATTGTCTTTCCATGTTCCAGTCAAATTTTTTCCATCTTTATAAGTGTATGTGCCTTTTCCTTCCATTTTGTTGTTATTCCATTCACCAGTATACTTATCTCCTGTATTTTCACCAGAGCCAAAATCATAAACGCCTTGTCCAGTCATCGCATCTGCTTTCCAGTCACCAGTATATGTATCTTGACTTTCTTTCCATGTAAATGTTCCTTTTCCTGACCTTAATCCGTTTTCATAAGTTCCTGAATAAACATCTCCATTTGCATAATTTAAAGTTCCTTGACCATTCATTTTATCATCTTTCCAGTCACCTTTATAACTATCCCCATTCGCTGCTGTGAATGTTCCAGTACCTTCTCTTTTTCCATTCTTAAGTGTTCCCGTATATTTTCCACTGTTGATTGTTTTGTCTGTTACATTACCATCATTTTGTTCTTGCTGAGCTTGTGCCTGTACTGCCTTAGTATCATTCGCATGTGGTACAGTTATTCCAAACAAAATGAATGATATTACAAATGTTGCTGCTAATGCTTTTAATATTTTTAATAGTTTCTCTGGTTTATATTTGAAATCTTTTTTCTTTTTTGAATAAATAAATAATGGTATTATTCCTATACACCCTAAGAAACTAAAAAATACAATCATTGTCAGTAAAGTCGCCATTATTATCCCCCCGCTTTCCATTTAATACATAATTAGCTACATTATAATTATATTACCTAAGTTTATAATATAAAAATCTTGAATCTATTGTTTTAGCTATATATAAGAGAAATCGAGTAATTTTACATAAATTTACTCGATTTCTCTCATATTCTAAATAAATTTTTCCAGCACTCCAAACCCCTGATTTACAGCCACCCCATAAACCGGTCCAATCTCCGGCTTAAGTTTCTTTATAAATTCTTCTTCTCTATTTTCCTTAACGAACTTTTTAGCATTTTCTATTTTTAAAACTTCCCTATATTCATCAATTTGATTTCTTTTATTCTCATTAACTACGTAATTAAAGACTTCATATTGCATTTTACAGAACTTGTCTATATATAAATCAAAAGGAAGCAAATTATCATTTTTCTTACTATTTATATTTTTAAAGGTTGGTATTAGATTCCACATTTGATTATGAAGAACAAAGCTCCAAGGAACGAAATGATCTATACTTAACACTCCATGTTCATCGTAATTTTCTTTTGTAAAATCTAAGCCTGTATATAAATCTTTTATGTGCTTTCTTTCTATGACATTTTCCCATATTTTTGTTTGTTCTCTTAAAGAATCTCTATTTTTAGGAGCTTCTAATTTCATTGCTATTCCAGGTACATTGGGGTTACATTTTTGCATATTAATTTTTTAAATTCAATTTCACTTTTCCTTTCAGAAATCTCATCTAGCAAAGCTAAAAGCCAATACAGCTTATAGCTTGCAACTGTATCATTTAATACTCTAGAAAATATCCTATAATCAACTTCACTGCTATAAGGCACATCACCAATTTCTTTTGGTGATATTGAAAGTTTATCTGTTGTATAAATTCCATTCATTTTAATTTCACCTAGCAAAATACAATATAGATATATTCTACCATAAAAATAAGAGCTTATATTACATAAACTCTTAATAAAATCCAATATTTTCAAATAATGTATCTGTATATACTTAAAACTAGTTGCAATTATAACCAAAAGGAACTCTTGTCCCCAATGTTTCTTTCCACCAAGATTCTCTACTTAAAATAATTTGTTTATCAACTCTTGAATTATAATTTTCTAGAATTGAATATTGAAAATATTTCTTCATGTAATCAAAGCCTTGAGTGTTTAAAATGTCCAGAAGCTCTTTATTACCCCCATGCCCATTGCTGACATAGCTTTTCCATCTTTGCAGCAGCATTCCATTTTCACCTGTAGCTGATCCTACATATAATTTTCCGTTATTTGTGTCCCTGATTAAATAAACAGCCTTTTGATTTTCTAAGGCAGATATCCAATCCTTCTTATTTCGTGAAATAATTGTTTCAAGCTATTCAAAAGATAAACGTACCTTTTCATATCCTGGAAAGTCATCACCATCAAATACTGTTGGTAGTATTTGCAGAACTTCAAGCTGATCGAAAATATCTTCAACATATCTAACTTGTGTTTGAAAATCTTTATGAAACTTTATAAGTACTCTTCCGAAAAAAGGCTTATATTTCTCTAATTCTTCACCTTCATAATTGACATCATTTTTTACATCAAATTCTTTTGTTACACGTTTAATTGTAGTAAGAAGCCACACGTCATCATTTATTTTAAGTAAACAAATAACTATCTGATTTACATCAAAATTTCTTCTTTCTGTTCTCCAAAAAAGCCATCTATCATTTACAACATCAGGATTTTTCTTATATTCTTCCATTGGATCACTTTCACCATTAAACTGATTGAATTTAATTTTTATATTACTTAAATCCTCAAATGCTAATAAGTCATTTAGATATAATGCTGCGCTGCTCATTAATTACTCCCCTTAACTTTATTATTCTATGGTTCATTTTACCATACTCATTGACTTATTAATTCATTATTTTCCTCAAGCTCCATTAAAACTGAAGGACTTATACTCAAAAAGCCTCTCCCATTATTGCAAATACCAGCCTAATCTAAAACTGCATAAATCATAAAGCCTGGACTATGCTAATAGTTTCCACAACAGCAAAAATCATTTTGTACTTTTAAGCACAATCCCCTCCTTAAATCCCCCACGTTCTTTAAGATTCTTATCTCTAGCCTTTTTTAATAAGTTTAGCATTATTAGAACTAACTCTAATAATATCAATTTTTTTATCTAAGAATATAGAGAACTTAGTAACTCCGCTTTTCTTAATCACTATATTTAAATTTGGAATAACGTTGGATAACTCTTTTTTAAGCTCACCAATATTCATCGTTGATACTTTCTTTTTATTAAATATCACAACTATTTTATTTTCAATTTCTTTAATATTTTCTGGCATAATATTTTTTAGAGTAACCCAGTATTTGTTTTCTTTATTACTTAGTGAAAGGCTATCAAACTCCTTTAATAGTTCGGATAATTTTGTATAATGATAATTTCTAACATCAAAATCTGGGAACATATTATTTATCCTTTGTCCTATTTCTCCAAGGGCCATAGAATCCGTATTGCTATCCAAAATCATATCAATAATAGCATTTTCTATAATACTTTTTGTAGAAGATTTTTCACTAATTTCATTATTCTTAGATACTGTATCTAGTTTCTCATCTTCAAGTTCCGTCTCTTCATTTATAATATCTAAAGAAATAAATTTTTCACATGAAGCTCTAAATGCTGCTGGTGTTTTTTGTTCTCCAATGCCAATTACTAAGTTTCCAGACTCACGTAATCTTTTTGCCAATTTATTAAAATCAGCATCACTTGACACAATGCAAAAACCATTTACCTTCCCTGAATATAATATATCCATGGCATCAATAACAAGTCCTATATCTGATGCATTCTTTCTAGAAGTATCATTTGATTGCATTATAGGGGTAAGTGAAAACTGTGAAGATTTCTCTAACCAAGATTTTAACCTTTCCTGTGTCCAATCACCATACATTCGCCTTATTGTAACCCTTCCATACTTTGTAAGCTCACCTAAAATACTTTCAATATGCTTAGCTCCAATATTATCTGCATCTATCAATAAAGCAATTGTTAATTCTTCCATAATTATATCTCCTTACTATTCTCTAATTAATTATTTTTACTTTCCCCAAGCTCCATCAAAAATGAAGGCTTTATAGTTAAAAACCCTTTTTCATTATTACATATACCTGCCCAATCTAAAATTGCAAAAATTACAAAGCCTGGACCAAATGCACTTTGTCCTTCTTTTACTCCATGAACCTTATGTGCAATATAACCTTCCACTGAATTCATTGGTAAAAGTTCATTTCCAAGTCTAGCTCCCTTTGATCTGGCGCTACCTTTTGGTGCCTTTCCTCCGTTATTTATTACAACTTCTACAGCAGCATCAAATACCTCCCAGGTTAATTGATCTGGAACTGGTATTTTAGGAGAAACAAGCCCACTTTCATTTGAATCGTAACTTATTTCACAAGAATCACCTCTAAATAGTTTAATAGACGCATGTCCATCAGATTCGTCTAACTTTTCTCTAATTTTTTCTGTAACAAGATTCCCTATATATACATCATTTTTATTTATATCTAAAATTACTTTATCCTGCTTTTTAGCAACCTCAATTACATTATTAATTTCTTTAACTTCTTTTCCCACTAATTTAATTTCTTTTGCATTATTAATAATTTCTCTATTAACATTTTTACTTTTATTTTTAGTATTAATTTCTGAAACTTGTATCTCTTCAATCTGATTTATATGTTTTGCCTTCATCTCTTCACTAACGCAAGTATGAGACTTTAATTCATAATATAGCTCAATAATCTCACCTGCTTCAAATACCTTTGGAGAATTATTTATAAGCTGCTCTATTGTTTTATTTAAAGCATATCTATTAATAACTTTCACATTTTCCGAATGAACTTCCATTTTCTTTATGACGCATCTTTCACTAAAAACTATAATTGACTTTACTAATTTTTCATCAACTTTTAATAATTTTATTAGATATTTTATATGAGTATTGTTTTGCCTTATTGGATTATAAAACTTTTTCTTCTGTTTATTCTTTAAGATCTGCATCCAATACTTACTTTTCTCATCTCCAAAGATCCATCCGCTATAATTTTTTGATTCTAAAACATAAATCCCTGTTTCATGTAAATATATTAAATCAACTTCTGTAGTTTCTCCATTTTCTTTAGGCAAATATACATTAGTAAGTATTCTATGTTCCCCTTTTATTTTTTCTAAAATATTAAACGATAAATACTCTCCATATTTCCCTTTGTCCATCATTACTC harbors:
- a CDS encoding GIY-YIG nuclease family protein, which codes for MISRNKKDWISALENQKAVYLIRDTNNGKLYVGSATGENGMLLQRWKSYVSNGHGGNKELLDILNTQGFDYMKKYFQYSILENYNSRVDKQIILSRESWWKETLGTRVPFGYNCN
- a CDS encoding HNH endonuclease domain-containing protein, with translation MQKCNPNVPGIAMKLEAPKNRDSLREQTKIWENVIERKHIKDLYTGLDFTKENYDEHGVLSIDHFVPWSFVLHNQMWNLIPTFKNINSKKNDNLLPFDLYIDKFCKMQYEVFNYVVNENKRNQIDEYREVLKIENAKKFVKENREEEFIKKLKPEIGPVYGVAVNQGFGVLEKFI
- a CDS encoding NYN domain-containing protein: MEELTIALLIDADNIGAKHIESILGELTKYGRVTIRRMYGDWTQERLKSWLEKSSQFSLTPIMQSNDTSRKNASDIGLVIDAMDILYSGKVNGFCIVSSDADFNKLAKRLRESGNLVIGIGEQKTPAAFRASCEKFISLDIINEETELEDEKLDTVSKNNEISEKSSTKSIIENAIIDMILDSNTDSMALGEIGQRINNMFPDFDVRNYHYTKLSELLKEFDSLSLSNKENKYWVTLKNIMPENIKEIENKIVVIFNKKKVSTMNIGELKKELSNVIPNLNIVIKKSGVTKFSIFLDKKIDIIRVSSNNAKLIKKG
- a CDS encoding MORN repeat-containing protein; translated protein: MATLLTMIVFFSFLGCIGIIPLFIYSKKKKDFKYKPEKLLKILKALAATFVISFILFGITVPHANDTKAVQAQAQQEQNDGNVTDKTINSGKYTGTLKNGKREGTGTFTAANGDSYKGDWKDDKMNGQGTLNYANGDVYSGTYENGLRSGKGTFTWKESQDTYTGDWKADAMTGQGVYDFGSGENTGDKYTGEWNNNKMEGKGTYTYKDGKNLTGTWKDNKCISESK
- a CDS encoding nuclease-related domain-containing protein, which translates into the protein MVGLYIIIILVIVIAIALKKSKYDKSNYKKESGNGFFGVMMDKGKYGEYLSFNILEKIKGEHRILTNVYLPKENGETTEVDLIYLHETGIYVLESKNYSGWIFGDEKSKYWMQILKNKQKKKFYNPIRQNNTHIKYLIKLLKVDEKLVKSIIVFSERCVIKKMEVHSENVKVINRYALNKTIEQLINNSPKVFEAGEIIELYYELKSHTCVSEEMKAKHINQIEEIQVSEINTKNKSKNVNREIINNAKEIKLVGKEVKEINNVIEVAKKQDKVILDINKNDVYIGNLVTEKIREKLDESDGHASIKLFRGDSCEISYDSNESGLVSPKIPVPDQLTWEVFDAAVEVVINNGGKAPKGSARSKGARLGNELLPMNSVEGYIAHKVHGVKEGQSAFGPGFVIFAILDWAGICNNEKGFLTIKPSFLMELGESKNN